Proteins encoded within one genomic window of Pseudomonas cannabina:
- a CDS encoding TauD/TfdA dioxygenase family protein produces MPAASLASSPTHIASQAFDVRPFTDRVGAEIVGLDLSRPLNDVDFARVHQAHLDHHVVVFRDQHITPQQQVDFSRRFGVLQIHVLKQFLLANHPEILIVSNIVENGQPVGLGDAGKYWHSDLSYKELPSLGSMLYAQELPSEGGDTLFADMHQAWDTLPQHLRDAVEGRFAVHSYTARYAEGHNAANWRPTLTAEQLAQVVEVSHPVVRTHPETGRKALFVSEGFTTHILGLPEDESQQILLELYAHSVRPEHIYRHQWQANDMVFWDNRSLIHLAAGCPAHLRRKLHRTTIQGTAPF; encoded by the coding sequence ATGCCAGCAGCCTCCCTCGCTTCATCGCCCACTCACATCGCTTCACAAGCGTTTGATGTGCGTCCATTCACCGACAGGGTGGGCGCGGAAATCGTTGGGCTGGACCTGTCCAGACCGCTGAACGATGTCGACTTCGCACGCGTGCATCAGGCGCATCTGGATCATCATGTCGTGGTGTTTCGTGACCAGCACATCACGCCGCAACAGCAGGTGGATTTCAGCCGTCGCTTTGGTGTGTTGCAGATCCACGTGCTCAAGCAGTTTCTGCTGGCCAATCACCCGGAAATCCTCATCGTTTCCAACATCGTCGAGAACGGTCAGCCGGTAGGTCTGGGCGATGCCGGTAAATACTGGCATTCGGATCTGTCCTATAAAGAGCTGCCGAGCCTGGGCTCGATGCTGTACGCCCAAGAGCTGCCGAGTGAAGGCGGCGATACGCTGTTCGCAGACATGCATCAGGCCTGGGATACCTTGCCGCAACACTTGCGCGATGCGGTTGAAGGGCGCTTTGCTGTTCACAGTTATACCGCGCGCTACGCCGAGGGCCATAACGCGGCCAATTGGCGGCCGACCCTGACGGCAGAACAACTGGCACAGGTGGTCGAAGTCAGCCATCCGGTTGTGCGCACTCATCCTGAAACCGGTCGCAAGGCGCTGTTTGTCAGCGAGGGCTTCACCACGCACATTCTCGGCCTGCCGGAAGACGAAAGTCAGCAGATTCTCCTTGAGCTGTACGCCCACAGCGTGCGCCCCGAGCATATCTATCGCCACCAGTGGCAAGCCAACGACATGGTGTTCTGGGACAACCGTTCTCTGATTCACTTGGCCGCCGGTTGCCCGGCCCATCTGCGCCGCAAACTGCATCGCACGACCATTCAAGGCACTGCGCCGTTTTGA
- a CDS encoding ABC transporter permease — translation MSLAPPVREEYEVTLEPFTQEDLARDLPLAQRIWQLGWVRKSVIMIALAVIWELAARLQNNDLLLPGFLQTAAAFYDGLISGELPSKVWISLTVLIQGYLIGIVLAFVLTTLAVSTQLGRDLLTTLTAMFNPLPAIALLPLALLWFGLGQNSLIFVLVHSVLWALALNTYAGFLGVSETQRMAGRNYGLKGLRFVWHILIPAALPSILAGLKIGWAFAWRTLIAAELVFGASSGKGGLGWYIFQNRNELYTDKVFAGLAAVILIGLLVENLLFANIERLTVKRWGMQR, via the coding sequence ATGAGCCTCGCACCGCCTGTTCGCGAAGAATACGAAGTCACGCTGGAGCCTTTCACGCAGGAAGACCTGGCCCGCGACCTGCCGCTGGCGCAGCGCATCTGGCAACTGGGCTGGGTGCGCAAAAGCGTGATCATGATCGCTCTTGCAGTGATCTGGGAGCTGGCTGCGCGCCTGCAAAACAACGACCTGCTGCTGCCGGGTTTCCTGCAAACGGCCGCCGCTTTTTATGACGGGCTGATCTCCGGCGAGCTGCCGAGCAAGGTGTGGATTTCCCTGACCGTGCTGATTCAGGGCTACCTGATCGGCATCGTGCTGGCGTTCGTCCTGACCACGCTGGCCGTGTCCACCCAGTTGGGCCGTGACCTGCTCACCACGCTGACCGCCATGTTCAATCCGCTGCCGGCCATTGCCTTGCTACCGTTGGCGCTGTTGTGGTTCGGGCTGGGGCAGAACAGCCTGATCTTCGTGCTGGTACATTCGGTGCTGTGGGCGCTGGCGCTCAATACCTACGCGGGTTTTCTCGGTGTCTCGGAAACCCAGCGCATGGCCGGGCGCAACTATGGCCTCAAGGGTTTGCGCTTTGTCTGGCATATCCTGATTCCCGCCGCGCTGCCCTCCATTCTCGCCGGCCTGAAAATCGGCTGGGCCTTTGCCTGGCGCACCCTGATCGCCGCCGAGCTGGTCTTCGGCGCATCGTCCGGCAAGGGCGGTCTGGGTTGGTACATCTTCCAGAATCGTAACGAGCTGTACACCGACAAAGTCTTCGCAGGCCTGGCAGCGGTGATCCTCATCGGTCTGCTGGTCGAGAACCTGCTGTTCGCCAACATCGAGCGCCTGACCGTCAAGCGCTGGGGCATGCAGCGTTGA
- a CDS encoding ABC transporter ATP-binding protein: MNAVAQGHTVSTSAQPQEALLQVRGVSLEYRTPERVVRATHQVSFEIDPSDRFVLLGPSGCGKSTLLKAVAGFIQPSEGEIRLAGSQVTEPGPDRIVVFQEFDQLPPWKTVIENVMFPLLASRTLKRPEALERARYYLEKVGLSAFADAYPHTLSGGMKARVAIARALAMQPKILLMDEPFAALDALTRRKMQEELLELWDEVRFTLLFVTHSIEEALVVGNRILLLSPHPGRVRAEINSHQYDLKSLGGVGFQQTAQRIHRLLFDEGDAGTVEQELNFQDIRIAY, from the coding sequence ATGAATGCTGTCGCGCAAGGCCACACGGTCAGCACGAGCGCCCAACCGCAAGAAGCGCTGTTGCAGGTTCGCGGCGTCAGCCTCGAATACCGCACGCCAGAGCGCGTGGTGCGGGCGACGCATCAGGTCAGTTTCGAGATCGACCCTTCTGATCGCTTCGTCCTGCTCGGCCCGTCCGGCTGCGGCAAGTCCACGCTGCTCAAAGCGGTGGCCGGGTTCATTCAGCCCAGCGAGGGCGAGATTCGTCTGGCGGGCAGTCAGGTCACCGAGCCCGGCCCTGATCGTATCGTGGTGTTTCAGGAGTTCGACCAGTTGCCGCCATGGAAAACCGTGATCGAGAACGTCATGTTTCCACTGCTGGCGTCACGCACCTTGAAACGGCCCGAGGCACTGGAGCGCGCCCGTTATTACCTGGAGAAAGTCGGTCTCAGCGCATTTGCCGACGCCTATCCGCACACCTTGTCCGGCGGCATGAAAGCCCGTGTGGCGATTGCCCGCGCCTTGGCCATGCAGCCGAAAATCCTGCTGATGGACGAGCCGTTCGCCGCGCTGGACGCACTGACCCGCCGCAAGATGCAGGAAGAGCTGCTGGAGCTATGGGATGAAGTGCGCTTCACGTTGTTGTTCGTCACGCATTCGATCGAAGAAGCGCTGGTGGTGGGCAATCGCATCCTGCTGTTGTCGCCGCATCCGGGCCGTGTGCGCGCGGAAATCAACAGCCACCAGTACGACCTGAAAAGCCTCGGCGGCGTCGGCTTCCAGCAAACCGCACAGCGCATTCATCGCTTGTTGTTCGATGAAGGTGATGCCGGGACCGTCGAGCAGGAATTGAATTTTCAGGATATCCGGATTGCTTATTGA
- a CDS encoding autotransporter domain-containing protein yields MRCNKPVAQIMVSSLILSMLAVSVHAAGRSGDDRINGVDLLSGFDTLWTTGATWDTGTPTALGQSLLRRNLQIVVDRANSRTLAQETAAYFDDRRDQSYSATSGLGSLTAAYRAGAGAFTTITQFDDSNKTVKYDDKGNGAGSSTSALGKVVDLVGAVRNDASTTPAKSHYLYPRPWRQSLDGQSLAFVVAPSLRPAQSTTPASDSGFPSGHTNAAYLSSYALGYAIPERFSELMLRASEIGNNRIEAGMHSPFDVMGGRITATYFAIDNLSNPANAQLRADARAQALSYFTAQCGGDVNNCMATIDPATDRTSQHALDKALYTSRMTYGFDPVGPTNLAPVVPVSAEVLLETRFPYLDASQRREILATTEISSGYAVIDQSGGYGRLNLYAAGDGYAAFNANVTVNMNASLGGYNAIDAWRNDISGSGALIKNGTGNLMLTGNNTYSGGTVINGGVLTGHAQAFGSGTITDNATLVVDQSTNDALANTLAGSGALIKRGAGSLNLTGNNSLSGATTVQAGRLAVNGNLGNSIVSVQQGATLGGNGSVGGINVAQSGVVAPGNSVGQLNVNGDVNLAQGSVYQVESDANGNADRIVASGRATINNSTLSLVEGGNWLAASRYSILSAAGGVSGAFATVQTNFAFLTPTLNYTATDVGLTLDRNARTFSSLATSRNARAVAQGLDSAGAGNALWRQVVQDDASTAQATFKALSNELHASTQSALIEDSRLVRNAMNDRLQQAQSAPVFGSTTQTLAGDDTRGVVWTQAIGATGKTESTRDVSGLDTHTSGLLFGADVPLDDTWRLGALAGFSNSSFDLRHASGSTDSDNYHLGVYAGAKWGQLGLRLGAVHTWHELTAKRTLDLPGSSEHFKEDYKAATNQVFGELGYAIELGNAQLEPFANLAHVRLDTDAFDENSNAVRLENKSQDNSITFSTVGLRAATRLNAGSVAIKPNATLGWRRAYGDVTPESRAAFSGGDTFELSGAPISRSAAVLGAGVDLGLSDTLSVGVSYNGQLISDASDQTLNARVTLAF; encoded by the coding sequence ATGCGATGCAATAAACCGGTTGCCCAGATCATGGTGTCGTCCCTGATACTTTCCATGCTGGCCGTTTCAGTGCATGCGGCAGGACGCTCAGGTGACGACAGGATCAACGGCGTCGATCTGCTTTCCGGGTTCGACACGTTGTGGACCACCGGTGCGACCTGGGATACCGGCACACCGACCGCGCTGGGGCAGAGCCTGCTGCGGCGCAACCTGCAAATCGTGGTTGACCGCGCCAACTCGCGCACGCTGGCTCAGGAAACCGCCGCCTATTTCGATGATCGCCGTGACCAGAGCTACAGCGCCACCAGCGGCCTGGGCTCGTTGACCGCGGCCTACAGAGCAGGCGCTGGCGCTTTCACCACCATCACGCAATTCGATGACAGCAACAAAACCGTCAAATACGACGACAAGGGCAATGGCGCAGGCAGCTCGACGTCGGCGCTGGGTAAGGTGGTCGATCTGGTCGGTGCCGTGCGCAACGATGCGTCCACCACGCCGGCCAAGTCTCATTATCTGTACCCGCGCCCGTGGCGTCAGAGTCTGGACGGGCAAAGCCTGGCGTTCGTGGTTGCACCTTCCCTGCGCCCGGCGCAAAGCACCACGCCAGCCAGCGACTCGGGTTTCCCCAGCGGGCATACCAACGCAGCCTATTTGTCTTCCTACGCATTGGGCTACGCCATCCCTGAGCGTTTCAGCGAGTTGATGCTGCGCGCCTCGGAGATTGGCAACAACCGCATCGAAGCCGGCATGCACTCGCCGTTCGACGTGATGGGCGGGCGCATCACCGCCACCTACTTTGCCATCGACAACCTGTCCAACCCGGCCAACGCGCAACTGCGCGCCGACGCCCGCGCCCAGGCACTGAGTTATTTCACCGCGCAGTGCGGCGGCGACGTCAACAATTGCATGGCAACCATCGACCCGGCCACCGACCGCACCTCCCAACACGCGCTGGACAAGGCGCTGTACACCTCGCGCATGACCTATGGCTTCGACCCGGTTGGCCCGACCAACCTGGCCCCCGTAGTGCCGGTCAGCGCCGAAGTGTTGCTGGAAACACGCTTCCCGTATCTGGACGCGAGTCAGCGCCGCGAGATCCTGGCGACCACTGAAATTTCGTCGGGCTACGCGGTGATCGATCAGTCCGGCGGCTATGGCCGTCTGAACCTGTACGCAGCAGGCGATGGCTACGCAGCGTTCAATGCCAACGTCACGGTCAACATGAACGCCAGCCTGGGCGGCTATAACGCCATCGACGCCTGGCGCAACGACATCAGCGGCAGCGGCGCGCTGATCAAGAACGGCACCGGTAACCTGATGCTGACCGGCAACAATACCTACTCGGGCGGCACCGTGATCAACGGCGGCGTGCTGACCGGTCACGCTCAGGCCTTTGGCAGCGGCACGATCACCGACAACGCGACGCTGGTGGTCGATCAATCGACCAACGACGCCCTGGCCAACACGCTGGCAGGCAGCGGTGCGTTGATCAAGCGTGGTGCCGGTTCGCTGAACCTGACCGGTAACAACAGCCTGTCCGGCGCGACAACCGTGCAAGCGGGTCGTCTGGCGGTCAACGGTAACCTCGGTAACTCCATCGTCAGCGTGCAGCAAGGCGCAACGCTGGGCGGCAACGGCTCAGTCGGCGGCATCAATGTCGCGCAGAGCGGCGTGGTTGCGCCGGGCAACTCGGTCGGGCAACTGAACGTCAACGGTGATGTAAACCTTGCTCAGGGCTCGGTCTATCAGGTCGAGTCAGACGCCAATGGCAATGCCGACCGCATCGTCGCCAGCGGCCGGGCGACGATTAATAACAGCACACTCTCACTGGTCGAAGGCGGCAACTGGCTGGCCGCGAGCCGTTACTCGATCCTCTCGGCAGCCGGCGGCGTGAGTGGTGCGTTTGCCACCGTGCAAACCAATTTCGCCTTCCTTACCCCGACGTTGAACTACACCGCAACCGATGTCGGGCTGACGCTGGACCGTAACGCACGAACCTTCTCCAGCCTGGCGACCAGCCGCAATGCACGAGCCGTCGCGCAAGGTCTGGACAGCGCTGGCGCAGGCAATGCGCTCTGGCGTCAGGTGGTGCAGGATGACGCGTCAACCGCTCAGGCCACGTTCAAGGCACTGTCCAATGAGCTGCATGCGTCGACGCAATCGGCGCTGATCGAAGACAGTCGCCTGGTGCGCAACGCCATGAACGATCGCCTGCAGCAAGCGCAGTCGGCACCCGTATTCGGCAGCACGACACAAACTCTCGCCGGTGATGACACGCGTGGCGTGGTCTGGACTCAGGCCATTGGCGCGACCGGCAAGACCGAAAGCACTCGTGATGTGTCGGGCCTCGACACGCATACCAGCGGCCTGCTGTTCGGCGCAGACGTGCCGCTCGACGACACCTGGCGTCTGGGCGCGCTGGCCGGTTTCAGCAACAGCAGCTTCGATCTGCGGCATGCCTCCGGCTCTACTGACAGCGACAATTACCATCTGGGCGTTTATGCCGGCGCCAAATGGGGCCAGCTTGGCCTGCGCCTCGGCGCGGTACACACCTGGCACGAGCTGACAGCCAAGCGCACACTGGACTTGCCGGGCTCTTCCGAGCATTTCAAAGAAGACTACAAAGCGGCGACCAATCAGGTGTTTGGCGAGCTGGGTTACGCCATCGAGCTGGGCAACGCGCAGCTTGAGCCCTTCGCCAACCTCGCGCATGTGCGACTGGACACGGACGCCTTCGATGAGAACAGCAACGCAGTCAGACTGGAGAACAAGTCTCAGGACAACAGCATCACGTTCAGCACCGTCGGCCTGCGTGCCGCCACTCGCTTGAATGCGGGCAGCGTTGCGATCAAACCCAACGCGACACTGGGCTGGCGTCGTGCCTACGGCGACGTGACGCCAGAGAGCCGCGCAGCCTTCAGCGGCGGCGATACCTTCGAACTGTCCGGGGCACCGATCTCGCGCAGTGCCGCGGTGCTCGGCGCAGGTGTCGATCTGGGGTTAAGCGACACGCTGAGCGTCGGGGTGAGTTACAACGGTCAGTTGATCAGCGATGCGTCTGATCAGACGCTGAATGCACGGGTGACGCTGGCGTTCTGA